From the Streptomyces nodosus genome, the window CCATGAACTCGACTGCGAATTCGAGCGCACCGGCGAGATCGACGTGGCCAGGGAGCCGTACCAGGCGCGGGAACTGCGCGAATGGTACGAGGAGACCGAACGCCGGGGGCTGTCCGAGGGCACCGAGTTCCTGGACACGGAGGCGCTGCGGGAAGAGGTCGACTCCCCGACCTTCCTGGCCGGCCTGTACGACCGCCGGGGCGTGGCCATGGTCAACCCGGCCAAGCTCGTCTGGGGCCTCAAGCGCGCCTGCCTCCGGCTGGGCGTCCGCGTCTACGAGCGCACCCCCGCGCTCGGCCTGAAGCCGTACGGAGCCGGCATGGCCGTCACCACCCCCTACGGCCGGGTCCGCGCCCGGCGGGTGGCGCTCGGCACCAACGTCTTTCCGAGTCTGCTGCGGCGGGTGCGCCCCTACACCGTCCCGGTCTACGACTACGCGCTGATGACCGAGCCGCTGAGCGCCGACCGGCTGGCGTCCATCGGCTGGAAGAACCGCCAGGGGCTCGGGGACTCGGCGAACCAGTTCCACTACTTCCGGCTGTCGGCCGACAACCGGATCCTGTGGGGCGGTTATGACGCCGTCTACCCCTACGGCGGCCGGGTGCGTGCCGAGTACGACGAGCGCCCCGAGACCTATGCCAGGCTCGCCGGGCACTTCTTCACCTGCTTCCCGCAGCTGGAGGGGGTCCGCTTCACCCATGCGTGGGGCGGCGCGATCGACACCTGCTCGCGCTTCTCGGCCTTCTTCGGGACGGCACACCAGGGGAAGGTGGCGTACGCGGCCGGGTACACCGGCCTGGGCGTCGGGGCCACCCGCTTCGGCGCCGAGGTGATGCTGGACCTGCTGGCCGGGGAGCGCACCGAGCGCACCGAGCTGGAGATGGTCCGCAGGAAGCCGCTGCCGTTCCCGCCGGAACCCTTCGCCTGGACCGGCATCGCGCTCACCAAGTGGTCCCTGGCCCGCGCCGACACGCACCACGGGCACCGCAACCTCTGGCTGAGGACCATGGACCGCCTGGGCCTGGGCTTCGACAGCTGACCGGGACCCTGGACCCCCGGGGCCTGGGAACTTCCTGGGTCCTGGAGCCCCAGGGTCCTGGAACTCCCGGCCCCTGGAACACCCTGGTCCCCGGAGCATCCGGGCCCGGAGACGCTCCCCGGCCCTGCCGCCCTCCCGGCGGGCCGGGCCGAAAACGCGAGACCGGCCGGTGGCGATGCGCCGTGCGGGTCGGCCAGGACGACGGCCGCTTCGACAGGCCGCGGCGGGCTTCGTCGGCGGCCGGCCGATGACTGCGGGGGTGTGTCGGCCTCGTCGGCCGACGGTAGGTTGCGCGAGTGGCGCCGGCCGCTTCGGCCGGTGGTGCCGCGTGGCGGGGGCCGGTGATGGCGGGCTGCTTGGGCTACGCCGGCCGCATCGGCCGGGGACGGTTCTTCGGGCGACGGTAACGCGCTGTGTGGGCTGCGCCAGCCGGTTCGACAAGTGGCGGCGGGCTGCGCCGATGACTGCGTGTTGCGCCGGCCTCGTCGGCCGGTGGCGTCGGGTTGTGCGGCTGTGCGGGTCTCGTCGGTCGACGACGGTGGGTTGCGCGAGCTGCGTCGGTCGCCTCGGTCGGTGGCGATGCGTGGCGTCGGCCGAGGCGGACAGTGGGCGGTGGCGGCAGGCCGCGGGGGCTATGCAGGCC encodes:
- a CDS encoding NAD(P)/FAD-dependent oxidoreductase; amino-acid sequence: MAPSAMNRWTKSLSEAEPVPYWLDDPGRPHPEPALTGTETCDLLVVGGGYSGLWSALIAKEREPQRDVVLLEGREVGWAASGRNGGFCAASLTHGLPNGLARWPQEIHQLEELGARNLDEIEKAVARHELDCEFERTGEIDVAREPYQARELREWYEETERRGLSEGTEFLDTEALREEVDSPTFLAGLYDRRGVAMVNPAKLVWGLKRACLRLGVRVYERTPALGLKPYGAGMAVTTPYGRVRARRVALGTNVFPSLLRRVRPYTVPVYDYALMTEPLSADRLASIGWKNRQGLGDSANQFHYFRLSADNRILWGGYDAVYPYGGRVRAEYDERPETYARLAGHFFTCFPQLEGVRFTHAWGGAIDTCSRFSAFFGTAHQGKVAYAAGYTGLGVGATRFGAEVMLDLLAGERTERTELEMVRRKPLPFPPEPFAWTGIALTKWSLARADTHHGHRNLWLRTMDRLGLGFDS